The genomic window ATAATGTCCGGGTCCAGAATCCCGGACTTGTTCATGACGTGCCGACGATGAATGCCAGATGCTTTTTCGATGAAGGGCACGCTGGAGTCCGTAAGCGCCTCGACTTCGCCCCGCTCGATCGCGTCCTTGTTATCGGCATTGAATTTGGCAACATACGCGTTGAACGCTTCAACCAGTTCTTCGTTGGTGATTGTGTCTTCGGGCGTAAAAACGCCGGTTCCGCTGATGACGACTTTGGTCAACCGTACCACCTGAGTTTGTCACGCACCCCTGACCCTTTGTGGGCCCAATAGCATGGACGTGACCTGTTTCATTCCCTCCAACGTCAGCTTTTCGCCCCTCAAGGACGCTAGCCAGCGCTGATTAATGAGATAATTTAGGGGAACGCGGCACGCCATGCCAGCGTAACCCGCGTGAATTGGTGAACATCCAGCAATGCCGCCGCGCACCGCAAAGGAACCAACGTGACCGACACCACCATTTCCGACCGCCAGGACGGGTCTGAACCAGACAAAGCCGCCGGGCAGCCCGACTATTATTCCCAGCTTGACGCAGCGGAAAACATGGCCTGGGACATGTTGGAGAAGGGTGCCGCCTCGGCGAAACAGGCTTTTCACACCCCTGTTCTGGCCACTGTCACAGCCGACGGTGCCCCTCAGGCGCGCACGATTGTCATGCGCGAAGCGGACCGTGACACACTCATGCTGCGCGGAAACACCGACCAACGTGCGCCAAAGGCCCACCAGATAGCCAACGATTCGCGTGTTCAGCTCCTCTTTTATGATGCCTCCGCCAAGGTGCAGATCCGTGTCACAGCCCACGCGGATCTGATCACACAGGGGGCAACGCGTACCGAAGCCTGGGCAACCTCCATGCCGGGCAGCAAAGTCTGTTATCTGGCTCAAGGGGCGCCGGGCACTGATCAGGATGCCCCGACATCAGGCCTCCCGGACTACGCTGATCAGGGACAGCGCGTGGCACCTGACAAACTGGAAGCAGGCATGAAGAATTTCGCGGTCATCCGCTTCAGTGTAGAGGCGATTGATTGGCTTTATCTCGATAGCAACGGGCATCGACGCGCCCAGTTTGACTATGTTTCCAACAAGAAAAGCTGGGTCATTCCGTAGGCAATGCGGGCAGGTTTGGTCAGCGTGCGAGGTCCTGGCATGCCTTGTGGCGCGGGCAGGACGTCTGGTGGTCATTCACCATGCCCACCGCCTGGGCAAAGGCGTAAACGATGGTTGGCCCGCAGAATTTGAAGCCGCGCTTTTTCAGATCTTTCGACAGCGCTTCACTCATGGGAGTGGCGGCGGGCATGTCCTTCCAGTTCTTTGATTTGGAAACCAGCGGCTGGCCATCCACATAGTTCCATAGATATCCGGCAAAGCCGTCAGGCTCCTTGTCCATGATTTCAAGATAGGCCCTGGCATTGCCGATCGTCGCTTCGATTTTGCCGCGATGACGGATGATGCCCTCATTGCCAAGAAGGCGTTCCACGTCTTTGTCCGTATACCGTGCAATTCTCTCCGGCTTGAAGCCGTGAAACGCTTTGCGGAAATTCTCGCGCTTGCGCAGGATCGTGATCCAGGCAAGCCCAGCCTGAAACCCGTCAAGGATCATTTTCTCAAACAGCGCACGATCATCATATTCCGGCACGCCCCACTCATCATCGTGATAGGCGACATAAAACGGGTCATCGCCGCACCAGCCGCAGCGTTCTTCTTTTTTGCGGGCCTGCTTGCTCACGCGCTGTCTCCTTCAAGTGAGAACGAGGCGTAGGGCGGCACACTTAAGGTCAGTTTGCTATCGCCCGCCTGTGCCTCAACGCTTTGTGCTTTGGCAACCCGGTCGGTGAACACCAGGGCGAGCGCATTGCCACCGGCACTGCCGGCGATACGGCCAACTTTGGCCTCGCCAATGAGCACGTCCGACCCTGGCTCCGGTGT from Candidatus Phaeomarinobacter ectocarpi includes these protein-coding regions:
- a CDS encoding pyridoxamine 5'-phosphate oxidase family protein encodes the protein MTDTTISDRQDGSEPDKAAGQPDYYSQLDAAENMAWDMLEKGAASAKQAFHTPVLATVTADGAPQARTIVMREADRDTLMLRGNTDQRAPKAHQIANDSRVQLLFYDASAKVQIRVTAHADLITQGATRTEAWATSMPGSKVCYLAQGAPGTDQDAPTSGLPDYADQGQRVAPDKLEAGMKNFAVIRFSVEAIDWLYLDSNGHRRAQFDYVSNKKSWVIP
- a CDS encoding DNA-3-methyladenine glycosylase I; this encodes MSKQARKKEERCGWCGDDPFYVAYHDDEWGVPEYDDRALFEKMILDGFQAGLAWITILRKRENFRKAFHGFKPERIARYTDKDVERLLGNEGIIRHRGKIEATIGNARAYLEIMDKEPDGFAGYLWNYVDGQPLVSKSKNWKDMPAATPMSEALSKDLKKRGFKFCGPTIVYAFAQAVGMVNDHQTSCPRHKACQDLAR